Proteins from one Cyclopterus lumpus isolate fCycLum1 chromosome 11, fCycLum1.pri, whole genome shotgun sequence genomic window:
- the znf384a gene encoding zinc finger protein 384a isoform X1 has translation MLPMCQWEMIGKQKIGEIMDDSHFNSSYFWSPVPTVQGQIENAMFLNKAKEQLGQEKVNVLSFPHASASSTSSPHYPTAVLAIPGSVDTGPGVRLVPKQEGGGGNAAGGGGGMSALGGHLHQSHTTQNITVVPVPSTGIMTAAGLVITTPQGTLVPTASTHSFVAGHPTATTMIVSAVHPSHTDKKENISVPPAVVMPMPSKRGRKSKQMLARVAGMGGVLPPGSDALILAHLAAGGQHHTADPYDLSNDEDDHTNKDGPKSYRCRMCAMTFFSKSDMQIHAKSHTEAKPHKCPHCSKSFANSSYLSQHIRIHSGAKPYTCSYCQKTFRQLSHLQQHTRNHTEAKPHKCPHCSKSFANSSYLSQHIRIHTGAKPYACSYCQKTFRQLSHLQQHTRIHTGDRPYKCNHTGCEKAFTQLSNLQSHRRQHNKDKPFKCHNCNRGYTDAASLEVHLSTHTVKHAKLFSCGLCNRSYTSETYLMKHMRKHNPDPLTVAATVAAQQAQGLTPGRGRGRGRGRGRAGQLQSQANPNNNTQSHGPPGSYQPTQQSPQAVVQCPFDLHQYKTVSAGEIQYKPVSVADLPAVHKNLCLTVSTSAIQFQTKQGRERRQGIQDEPRQGWT, from the exons ATGTTGCCTATGTGTCAGTGGGAGATGATCGGGAAACAGAAGATTGGAG AAATAATGGACGATTCCCATTTCAACTCATCATACTTTTGGTCTCCCGTCCCCACTGTACAAGGACAG ATCGAGAACGCCATGTTCCTGAACAAGGCAAAGGAGCAACTGGGCCAGGAGAAGGTCAACGTACTTTCCTTCCCTCACGCCTCTGCgtcttccacctcctcccctcactACCCCACGGCTGTCCTCGCCATCCCCGGCTCGGTGGACACAGGGCCCGGGGTGCGGCTGGTCCCCAAACAGGAAGGAGGTGGGGGAAACGCAGCGGGGGGAGGTGGCGGCATGAGTGCACTCGGGGGACACTTGCACCAGTCGCACACCACCCAGAACATCACCGTTGTGCCGGTTCCCTCAACGGGTATCATGACCGCCG CGGGGTTAGTGATCACCACCCCTCAAGGCACACTGGTCCCCACCGCCTCCACGCATTCCTTTGTAGCCGGACACCCCACTGCCACCACCATGATAGTTTCCGCGGTGCACCCctcacatacag acaagaaggagaacatttctgTGCCTCCTGCGGTTGTCATGCCGATGCCATCAAAGCGGGGCAGGAAGAGCAAACAGATGTTGGCCAGAGTGGCCGGAATGGGTGGGGTCCTTCCTCCAGGAAGTGATGCATTAATATTAGCACACCTCGCCGCTGGTGGACAG cACCACACTGCTGACCCATACGACCTGTCAAATGATGAGGATGATCATACCAACAAAGACGGTCCCAAATCCTACAG GTGTCGTATGTGTGCGATGACGTTCTTCAGCAAGTCGGACATGCAGATCCACGCCAAGTCCCACACGGAGGCCAAGCCCCACAAGTGTCCCCACTGCTCCAAGTCGTTCGCCAACTCCAGCTACCTGTCCCAGCACATCCGCATCCACAGCGGGGCCAAGCCCTACACCTGCTCCTACTGCCAGAAAACATTCAGGCAGCTCAGTCACCTCCAGCAGCACACACG AAACCACACGGAGGCCAAGCCCCACAAGTGTCCCCACTGCTCCAAGTCGTTCGCCAACTCCAGCTACCTGTCCCAGCACATCCGCATCCACACCGGGGCCAAGCCCTACGCCTGCTCCTACTGCCAGAAAACATTCAGGCAGCTCAGTCACCTCCAGCAGCACACACG GATTCACACCGGTGACCGACCGTATAAGTGTAACCATACTGGCTGTGAAAAAGCTTTCACTCAGTTGTCCAACCTCCAG TCTCACCGTCGGCAGCACAACAAAGACAAGCCGTTCAAGTGCCACAACTGTAACCGTGGTTACACAGACGCTGCCAGCCTGGAGGTGCACCTGTCCACGCACACCGTCAAACACGCCAAGCTGTTCTCCTGTGGCCTCTGTAACCGATCCTATACCTCG GAGACGTATCTCATGAAACACATGAGGAAGCACAACCCCGACCCGCTAACAGTGGCAGCAACAGTAGCTGCTCAGCAGGCCCAGGGCCTCACACCGGGCAGGGGCCGAGGCCGTGGCCGAGGCAGGGGCAGAGCGGGCCAGCTCCAAAGCCAGGCCAACCCTAACAACAACACCCAGAGCCATGGACCGCCAGGCAGCTACCAGCCAACCCAGCAGTCGCCGCAAGCCGTGGTCCAGTGCCCGTTCGACCTGCACCAGTACAAGACAGTGTCAGCCGGCGAGATCCAGTACAAACCAGTCTCTGTGGCGGACCTGCCAGCGGTCCACAAAAACCTCTGCCTCACCGTCTCCACCTCGGCCATACAG TTCCAGACAAAACAAGGGCGAGAAAGAAGACAAGGAATCCAAGATGAACCCCGGCAAGGATGGACTTAG
- the znf384a gene encoding zinc finger protein 384a isoform X3, protein MLPMCQWEMIGKQKIGEIMDDSHFNSSYFWSPVPTVQGQIENAMFLNKAKEQLGQEKVNVLSFPHASASSTSSPHYPTAVLAIPGSVDTGPGVRLVPKQEGGGGNAAGGGGGMSALGGHLHQSHTTQNITVVPVPSTGIMTAAGLVITTPQGTLVPTASTHSFVAGHPTATTMIVSAVHPSHTDKKENISVPPAVVMPMPSKRGRKSKQMLARVAGMGGVLPPGSDALILAHLAAGGQHHTADPYDLSNDEDDHTNKDGPKSYRCRMCAMTFFSKSDMQIHAKSHTEAKPHKCPHCSKSFANSSYLSQHIRIHSGAKPYTCSYCQKTFRQLSHLQQHTRNHTEAKPHKCPHCSKSFANSSYLSQHIRIHTGAKPYACSYCQKTFRQLSHLQQHTRIHTGDRPYKCNHTGCEKAFTQLSNLQSHRRQHNKDKPFKCHNCNRGYTDAASLEVHLSTHTVKHAKLFSCGLCNRSYTSETYLMKHMRKHNPDPLTVAATVAAQQAQGLTPGRGRGRGRGRGRAGQLQSQANPNNNTQSHGPPGSYQPTQQSPQAVVQCPFDLHQYKTVSAGEIQYKPVSVADLPAVHKNLCLTVSTSAIQVEHMNS, encoded by the exons ATGTTGCCTATGTGTCAGTGGGAGATGATCGGGAAACAGAAGATTGGAG AAATAATGGACGATTCCCATTTCAACTCATCATACTTTTGGTCTCCCGTCCCCACTGTACAAGGACAG ATCGAGAACGCCATGTTCCTGAACAAGGCAAAGGAGCAACTGGGCCAGGAGAAGGTCAACGTACTTTCCTTCCCTCACGCCTCTGCgtcttccacctcctcccctcactACCCCACGGCTGTCCTCGCCATCCCCGGCTCGGTGGACACAGGGCCCGGGGTGCGGCTGGTCCCCAAACAGGAAGGAGGTGGGGGAAACGCAGCGGGGGGAGGTGGCGGCATGAGTGCACTCGGGGGACACTTGCACCAGTCGCACACCACCCAGAACATCACCGTTGTGCCGGTTCCCTCAACGGGTATCATGACCGCCG CGGGGTTAGTGATCACCACCCCTCAAGGCACACTGGTCCCCACCGCCTCCACGCATTCCTTTGTAGCCGGACACCCCACTGCCACCACCATGATAGTTTCCGCGGTGCACCCctcacatacag acaagaaggagaacatttctgTGCCTCCTGCGGTTGTCATGCCGATGCCATCAAAGCGGGGCAGGAAGAGCAAACAGATGTTGGCCAGAGTGGCCGGAATGGGTGGGGTCCTTCCTCCAGGAAGTGATGCATTAATATTAGCACACCTCGCCGCTGGTGGACAG cACCACACTGCTGACCCATACGACCTGTCAAATGATGAGGATGATCATACCAACAAAGACGGTCCCAAATCCTACAG GTGTCGTATGTGTGCGATGACGTTCTTCAGCAAGTCGGACATGCAGATCCACGCCAAGTCCCACACGGAGGCCAAGCCCCACAAGTGTCCCCACTGCTCCAAGTCGTTCGCCAACTCCAGCTACCTGTCCCAGCACATCCGCATCCACAGCGGGGCCAAGCCCTACACCTGCTCCTACTGCCAGAAAACATTCAGGCAGCTCAGTCACCTCCAGCAGCACACACG AAACCACACGGAGGCCAAGCCCCACAAGTGTCCCCACTGCTCCAAGTCGTTCGCCAACTCCAGCTACCTGTCCCAGCACATCCGCATCCACACCGGGGCCAAGCCCTACGCCTGCTCCTACTGCCAGAAAACATTCAGGCAGCTCAGTCACCTCCAGCAGCACACACG GATTCACACCGGTGACCGACCGTATAAGTGTAACCATACTGGCTGTGAAAAAGCTTTCACTCAGTTGTCCAACCTCCAG TCTCACCGTCGGCAGCACAACAAAGACAAGCCGTTCAAGTGCCACAACTGTAACCGTGGTTACACAGACGCTGCCAGCCTGGAGGTGCACCTGTCCACGCACACCGTCAAACACGCCAAGCTGTTCTCCTGTGGCCTCTGTAACCGATCCTATACCTCG GAGACGTATCTCATGAAACACATGAGGAAGCACAACCCCGACCCGCTAACAGTGGCAGCAACAGTAGCTGCTCAGCAGGCCCAGGGCCTCACACCGGGCAGGGGCCGAGGCCGTGGCCGAGGCAGGGGCAGAGCGGGCCAGCTCCAAAGCCAGGCCAACCCTAACAACAACACCCAGAGCCATGGACCGCCAGGCAGCTACCAGCCAACCCAGCAGTCGCCGCAAGCCGTGGTCCAGTGCCCGTTCGACCTGCACCAGTACAAGACAGTGTCAGCCGGCGAGATCCAGTACAAACCAGTCTCTGTGGCGGACCTGCCAGCGGTCCACAAAAACCTCTGCCTCACCGTCTCCACCTCGGCCATACAGGTGGAGCACATGAACTCGTAG